One window from the genome of Malacoplasma penetrans HF-2 encodes:
- a CDS encoding P116 family lipid acquisition surface protein, producing MIKNKKDKIFKILSFSLLASMVAIPLASCNYNSTSFNNQVDETPSKDFNDVNQNNSNSSNQNNKEELDIQVVNSKKVDSSLQINLTSSNNYGLEQNYLDFADNGSFNQFNGNSSFVEKDILGYLHSLYYSNNESVSITNVNLSNLKVNAPDNKIVFNESEISFSLSAEISAKKLTNFIIENQTFTLSQNHHYSLNIEVVDQLIKPSIQKYNNNFYLAWMVEKATVTFNNQSFEISNFVITKNSFSQSFYVQFDNLSDQQTYFDLKNKYETEFKENLSQNNVKELVEQKIENDTSFYFYIVDVANTLVKEIAKDEPINKIIQNATNYLLDILVKLNIIPSEFESILKEALVVNSDGTASNTTLLEVLYKNKSQLMSLLKKYLGTAYDIVYPMIENLELNMDENNASYKVILNYINSINNPQLKSLITGDLLGVTSSAKSLWQIVWDNFDFIISQVKGLANNNATLNSVLNLISIIFKKDATNGNFSSIYDSILANDTNKTNFTNALVGLLPSGVSEYIKILVSDNTDFNKENLLKIVTSISNTLNGLFEYADNATIDTPYYERYKNITFTRSWVKDVSVDTTNSPTTSFEYKVSFTFNSEVTLDLAVIKSLVNQTVFNSLVDKLTGINRDALVKLVEDEVSNVKFAGSKVNLVTPAATMIDNELANIKKYLLDYVPDSIKIGTSGNEFSLTYTADNDQIWFNPNKKGSNYYLGFSVGYDLNISYNDVGMVNSIVNKYAVGDVNYQSKYKVKWTVLTLEAIYFDYTLNYYNFWKPIIQNIFFKDYTYSSRFFLSDYSQEIATTNNYNENYYYTNLTFENKSNSVSIDDIKNLITKEDNNRNNSVNWNGTTENTNGINLTLSEDNKKQLFSKMFDVSSDNNNLTNSNFSSYYDFQFDSHLDFSTTLSFNLVARGHVKINYGFSKYTWDKEFQRVNLNVNLSASLYNSKIYFPINFYDSTNKKLVTSYTKNYTSFNVATTNS from the coding sequence ATGATCAAGAATAAAAAAGATAAAATATTTAAAATATTATCTTTTTCACTCCTTGCAAGCATGGTAGCTATTCCTTTAGCTTCTTGTAATTACAACAGTACATCTTTTAATAATCAAGTTGATGAAACACCATCAAAAGATTTTAATGATGTAAACCAAAACAACTCTAATTCTTCTAATCAGAATAATAAAGAAGAATTAGACATTCAAGTTGTTAACTCTAAAAAAGTAGATAGCAGTTTACAAATAAATTTAACTAGTAGTAATAATTATGGACTAGAACAAAATTATTTAGATTTTGCTGACAATGGATCTTTTAACCAATTTAATGGAAACAGTAGCTTTGTAGAAAAAGACATCTTAGGTTATTTACATAGTTTGTATTATTCAAACAATGAATCAGTTTCTATTACTAATGTTAATTTAAGTAATTTAAAAGTTAATGCACCTGATAATAAGATAGTTTTTAATGAGTCTGAAATTAGCTTTAGTTTATCAGCAGAAATAAGTGCTAAGAAATTAACTAACTTCATAATTGAAAACCAAACTTTTACATTGTCTCAAAATCACCATTATTCTTTAAACATTGAAGTTGTAGATCAATTAATAAAACCATCTATTCAAAAATATAATAATAATTTTTATTTAGCTTGAATGGTAGAAAAAGCTACAGTTACTTTTAATAATCAAAGTTTTGAAATAAGTAATTTTGTTATTACTAAGAATTCTTTTTCTCAATCTTTCTATGTTCAGTTTGATAACCTATCAGATCAACAAACTTACTTTGATTTAAAAAATAAATATGAAACAGAGTTTAAAGAAAATTTAAGTCAAAACAATGTTAAAGAATTAGTAGAACAAAAAATAGAAAATGATACTTCATTTTATTTTTACATTGTAGATGTTGCTAACACTTTAGTTAAAGAAATTGCTAAAGATGAACCAATCAATAAAATCATTCAAAATGCTACTAATTATTTATTAGACATATTAGTAAAACTTAACATTATTCCTAGTGAATTTGAAAGTATTTTAAAAGAAGCTCTTGTAGTTAATAGTGATGGAACTGCAAGCAATACAACTCTTTTAGAAGTTCTTTATAAAAACAAATCACAATTAATGAGCTTACTAAAAAAATATCTAGGTACAGCATATGACATTGTTTATCCAATGATTGAAAATTTAGAACTTAATATGGATGAAAACAATGCAAGTTATAAAGTTATTTTAAATTACATAAATAGTATTAATAATCCACAACTAAAAAGTCTAATTACAGGAGACTTATTAGGTGTAACTTCGTCAGCTAAAAGTTTATGACAAATTGTTTGAGATAATTTTGATTTTATAATTTCTCAAGTTAAAGGATTAGCAAATAATAATGCTACTCTTAATTCAGTATTGAACTTAATATCTATTATTTTTAAAAAAGATGCTACTAATGGAAACTTTAGTTCTATCTATGATTCAATCCTTGCAAATGACACTAATAAAACAAATTTTACTAATGCTTTAGTTGGATTATTACCAAGTGGTGTTTCAGAATATATAAAAATATTAGTTTCAGATAATACTGACTTCAATAAAGAAAACCTATTAAAAATAGTTACATCTATTTCTAATACTTTAAATGGATTATTTGAATATGCAGACAATGCTACAATTGATACTCCATACTATGAAAGATATAAAAATATTACTTTTACTAGAAGTTGAGTAAAAGATGTTTCAGTTGATACTACAAATTCACCTACAACTTCTTTTGAATATAAAGTTAGTTTTACATTTAACAGTGAAGTAACTTTAGATTTAGCAGTTATTAAAAGCTTAGTTAATCAAACTGTCTTTAATTCTTTAGTGGATAAATTAACTGGAATAAATAGAGATGCTTTAGTGAAATTAGTTGAGGATGAGGTTTCAAATGTTAAATTTGCTGGTTCAAAAGTTAATTTAGTAACACCTGCAGCAACTATGATTGATAATGAGCTTGCAAATATTAAAAAATATTTATTAGACTATGTTCCTGACTCAATAAAAATTGGCACATCAGGAAATGAATTCTCATTAACATATACTGCTGATAATGATCAAATTTGATTTAATCCAAATAAAAAAGGATCTAATTATTATTTAGGATTTAGTGTAGGGTACGATTTAAATATTTCTTACAATGATGTGGGAATGGTAAATTCTATTGTTAATAAGTATGCAGTGGGTGATGTTAATTACCAATCAAAATATAAAGTTAAATGAACAGTTTTAACATTAGAAGCAATTTATTTTGACTATACATTGAATTATTACAATTTTTGAAAACCAATAATTCAAAACATATTCTTTAAAGATTACACTTATTCATCAAGGTTTTTCTTATCTGATTATAGTCAAGAGATTGCAACAACAAATAACTATAATGAAAATTATTATTATACAAATTTAACATTTGAAAATAAGTCGAATTCTGTTTCTATTGATGATATAAAAAATCTAATTACTAAAGAAGATAATAATAGAAATAATTCTGTTAATTGAAATGGAACTACAGAAAATACTAATGGTATTAATTTAACTTTAAGTGAAGATAACAAAAAACAATTATTTTCAAAAATGTTTGATGTTAGTTCAGACAATAATAATTTAACTAATTCAAATTTTAGTAGTTATTATGATTTTCAATTTGATTCACATTTAGACTTTTCTACTACTTTAAGTTTTAATTTAGTTGCTAGAGGGCATGTAAAAATAAATTATGGATTTAGCAAATATACATGAGATAAAGAATTCCAAAGAGTTAATTTAAATGTTAATTTAAGTGCATCATTATATAATTCAAAAATTTACTTCCCCATTAACTTCTATGATTCAACAAATAAAAAACTTGTTACTTCTTATACAAAAAACTACACAAGTTTTAATGTTGCTACTACTAATAGTTAA
- a CDS encoding ABC transporter ATP-binding protein produces the protein MFKLLKYMNKKDVYWSLLCAFMCIGQVACDIAQPFLMSNMFTDLTSKMLTNPESSILISTIWYYAGIMIALAIVSFVFGCGVTFISARVAVRVCGNIRFQLFHKIQHLTGKEIDKISTVSLITRITNDVTFYQNTLVLVLRMLSRSTLLFVGGVIASFIYSAQLTSNVANGQQSLWWLAFIILGCLAVLFLIMSVLIVFSIPYFSKQQKETDKTNAVMRENILGIKVVKAFNLEKEQIKSFDIQNKELRKVSTRGQQIGFTLMPLISFFVQTSIIVLLMVAATQMVGSGNASANGTVLAFIQMVSLIAMGMILSIIALVNIGQSKACCNRILEVFNSQPSIPRNTSDNMVVNSNVEFKNVSFKYTQNKDALNVLDDISFTAKPGEMIGIIGPNGSGKTTLVNLITRNYDVKSGEIIISGHNIKDINYQSLRDSIGYVPQKSVLFSGTIKGNILFGKNDATEEELVEAAKNAEALDFIKNKENYFDSVVEQRGGNFSGGQKQRLSIARALVRKPKILILDDSTSALDMITEAKVQNNIRKFKDSTIFLVGQRISAISKADKIIVLNQGKMVGFGKHSELMKNCPLYKEISDSQMFTGKD, from the coding sequence ATGTTTAAGCTGTTAAAGTACATGAACAAAAAAGATGTCTACTGAAGTTTATTATGTGCTTTTATGTGTATTGGGCAAGTAGCATGTGATATTGCACAGCCATTTTTAATGTCTAATATGTTTACAGATTTAACTTCAAAAATGTTAACTAATCCAGAAAGTTCAATTTTAATTTCTACTATTTGATACTATGCTGGAATAATGATTGCTTTAGCAATTGTCAGCTTTGTTTTTGGGTGTGGTGTAACATTTATTTCAGCAAGAGTTGCAGTAAGAGTTTGTGGAAATATTAGATTCCAATTATTCCATAAGATTCAACATCTTACAGGGAAAGAGATTGATAAAATCTCAACAGTTTCTTTGATTACAAGAATTACTAATGATGTTACTTTTTATCAGAATACATTAGTTTTAGTTTTAAGAATGTTATCAAGAAGTACTTTATTATTTGTTGGTGGTGTAATAGCATCTTTCATTTATAGTGCTCAGTTAACATCAAATGTTGCAAATGGACAACAAAGCTTATGATGATTAGCTTTTATTATCTTAGGTTGTTTAGCAGTGCTTTTCTTAATCATGTCAGTACTGATTGTCTTTTCAATTCCATACTTTTCTAAACAACAAAAAGAAACTGATAAAACAAATGCAGTAATGCGTGAAAATATTTTAGGTATCAAAGTAGTTAAAGCTTTTAATTTAGAAAAAGAGCAAATTAAATCTTTTGATATCCAAAATAAAGAGTTAAGAAAGGTTTCAACAAGAGGGCAACAAATTGGTTTTACATTAATGCCTCTTATATCTTTCTTTGTACAAACATCAATCATTGTGTTATTAATGGTTGCTGCTACTCAAATGGTTGGTTCTGGTAATGCATCAGCAAATGGAACTGTTTTAGCTTTTATCCAAATGGTTTCATTAATTGCAATGGGTATGATTTTATCAATTATTGCTTTAGTTAACATAGGGCAATCTAAGGCATGTTGTAATCGTATTTTAGAAGTATTTAATTCACAACCTTCTATTCCAAGAAATACTTCAGACAATATGGTTGTAAATTCTAATGTTGAATTTAAAAATGTATCTTTTAAATACACACAAAATAAAGATGCTTTAAATGTATTAGATGATATTTCATTCACAGCAAAACCTGGAGAAATGATTGGTATTATTGGACCTAATGGAAGTGGAAAAACTACATTAGTTAATTTAATTACTAGAAACTATGATGTTAAGAGTGGTGAGATTATAATTTCTGGTCACAACATTAAAGATATTAATTATCAATCACTTCGTGATTCTATTGGTTATGTTCCTCAAAAAAGTGTTTTATTTTCTGGAACTATTAAAGGGAATATCTTATTTGGTAAAAATGATGCTACTGAAGAAGAATTAGTTGAGGCTGCAAAAAATGCAGAAGCTTTAGACTTTATTAAAAATAAAGAAAATTATTTTGATTCAGTTGTAGAACAACGTGGTGGAAACTTTTCAGGTGGTCAAAAACAAAGGCTTTCAATTGCACGTGCTTTAGTTAGAAAACCTAAAATTTTAATTTTAGATGATTCTACAAGTGCATTGGATATGATCACTGAAGCTAAGGTTCAAAACAATATTAGAAAGTTTAAAGATTCTACAATTTTCTTAGTAGGTCAAAGAATTAGTGCAATCTCTAAAGCTGACAAGATTATTGTTTTAAACCAAGGTAAAATGGTTGGTTTTGGAAAACATAGTGAGTTGATGAAAAATTGTCCTTTATATAAAGAAATTTCAGATTCTCAAATGTTTACAGGAAAGGATTAA
- a CDS encoding ABC transporter ATP-binding protein, whose product MNTSKKINSKETSNILINQEIQNQESQNQKAVNQQSESKPYSKDKLQFKLAFKIMLRYLSFYKKSVIAAFLIALVSTGFNIVVIIGMGDVQNYFTTLVGAGNSGNITTTNFFIFAGMMMLCYFFNAFFQWCLNFTVIKLSQGIGYKLRMDLFNHVQILSVKYFDTHESGDIMSVLTNDVYKLTQFISENFTQTLYGLTTMLGMLILMFIISPIISLIVIGVLLILLSLISILIKKSAPAFMKQQRELGHMNGYAEEIISGQNIISLYSQEKNVEKDFQKINSILTKSGESSQGISGLLIPWLNFLMTFIVALLYGISVTFVFNDIKFYGLADSGSGITLLHELSSAQASNPLSLKLAAITSMILATRNFIQPINQMIAMVAQMQQAVAGCTRTDEIFKQHDEYKEIETVTIDQPLKGKVEIKNLNFSYVEDKPVLKNVSISADPGQTIAIVGPTGSGKTTIINLLTKFYDIEDGDIFIDGYDIKTVTKESMRKQVSIVLQDTYLFSGTIKDNIRFAKPDATDEEIKQAAITADCDDFIMKLENGYDTVLSENASELSSGQKQLIAIARAMISPSSILILDEATSNIDTRTEKIVQKAMLKLIKNKTAFVIAHRLSTIRTADKIVVLKDGSVLECGNHNELMKKKGFYYNLNLSKTDNLDEEKD is encoded by the coding sequence ATGAATACTAGTAAAAAAATAAATTCTAAAGAAACATCTAATATCTTAATTAATCAAGAAATTCAAAACCAAGAATCTCAAAATCAAAAAGCTGTAAACCAACAATCTGAGTCTAAACCTTATTCTAAAGACAAACTGCAATTTAAATTAGCATTTAAGATAATGCTAAGATATTTAAGTTTTTATAAGAAGTCTGTAATTGCAGCATTCTTAATTGCTTTAGTTTCTACAGGATTTAATATTGTAGTTATTATTGGAATGGGTGATGTACAAAATTATTTCACTACTTTAGTGGGTGCTGGAAATAGTGGAAACATCACAACAACTAATTTCTTTATATTTGCTGGAATGATGATGCTTTGTTATTTCTTTAATGCATTTTTCCAATGATGTCTAAACTTTACTGTAATTAAGTTATCTCAAGGAATTGGTTATAAATTGAGAATGGATCTATTTAACCATGTCCAAATCCTGTCTGTAAAATATTTCGATACTCATGAAAGTGGAGATATCATGAGTGTTTTAACAAATGATGTTTATAAATTAACTCAGTTTATTTCTGAAAACTTTACTCAGACATTATATGGTTTAACAACCATGCTTGGAATGTTAATTCTGATGTTTATTATTAGTCCAATCATATCTTTAATAGTTATTGGAGTTCTTTTAATTTTATTATCTTTAATTTCTATTTTGATTAAAAAATCTGCTCCTGCCTTTATGAAACAACAAAGAGAACTTGGACATATGAATGGATATGCTGAAGAAATCATTTCAGGACAAAATATTATTAGTTTATATAGTCAAGAAAAAAATGTTGAAAAAGATTTTCAAAAAATTAATTCAATATTAACAAAGAGTGGTGAATCTTCTCAGGGAATCTCTGGTTTATTAATTCCTTGATTAAATTTCTTAATGACATTTATTGTTGCTCTTTTATATGGGATCTCAGTTACTTTTGTTTTTAATGATATTAAATTTTATGGTTTAGCAGATTCAGGGAGTGGGATAACTTTACTCCATGAATTATCTTCAGCACAAGCTAGTAATCCACTTTCGCTTAAATTAGCTGCTATTACATCAATGATTTTAGCTACTAGAAACTTTATTCAACCAATTAACCAAATGATTGCAATGGTTGCACAAATGCAACAAGCAGTTGCCGGATGTACTAGAACTGATGAAATCTTTAAACAACATGATGAATACAAAGAAATTGAAACCGTTACAATTGATCAACCTTTAAAAGGTAAAGTTGAAATTAAAAATTTAAACTTTAGCTATGTTGAAGATAAACCAGTTTTAAAGAATGTTAGTATATCAGCTGACCCTGGTCAAACTATTGCAATTGTTGGACCTACTGGAAGTGGTAAAACAACTATTATTAACTTATTAACAAAATTCTATGACATTGAAGATGGAGACATCTTTATAGATGGTTATGATATTAAAACAGTAACTAAAGAAAGTATGAGAAAACAAGTTTCAATAGTTTTACAAGATACTTACTTATTTAGTGGAACTATTAAAGATAACATTAGATTTGCAAAACCGGATGCAACTGATGAAGAAATCAAACAAGCTGCAATTACAGCAGACTGTGATGATTTCATTATGAAGCTTGAAAATGGTTATGACACAGTTTTATCTGAAAATGCTTCAGAGTTATCAAGTGGACAAAAACAATTGATAGCAATTGCTCGTGCTATGATTTCACCTTCAAGTATTTTAATATTGGATGAGGCCACATCTAATATTGATACTAGAACTGAAAAGATAGTTCAAAAAGCTATGTTAAAATTAATTAAAAATAAAACTGCTTTTGTTATTGCTCACCGTCTATCAACTATTAGAACTGCTGATAAGATTGT